The Haloplanus salinarum genome includes a region encoding these proteins:
- a CDS encoding DUF5790 family protein, whose amino-acid sequence MSQTTFSDDELFGEAAAEMRDDVEEHLAAARAELPEADEVWETEADNVLGVLNALRSALDVGEAEEHLRQAKKWYTMGERADAFDDAADLAAAIEDLEGLIETIRATHDDVSDLTNAVPELRGSLQDLDADGGED is encoded by the coding sequence ATGAGCCAAACGACGTTCAGCGACGACGAACTCTTCGGCGAGGCCGCGGCGGAGATGCGCGACGACGTCGAGGAGCACCTCGCGGCGGCGCGCGCGGAACTCCCCGAGGCCGACGAGGTCTGGGAGACCGAGGCCGACAACGTCCTCGGCGTCCTCAACGCCCTCCGGTCGGCGCTCGACGTCGGCGAGGCCGAGGAACACCTCCGGCAGGCCAAGAAGTGGTACACGATGGGCGAACGCGCCGACGCCTTCGACGACGCCGCCGACCTCGCGGCGGCCATCGAGGATCTGGAGGGGCTGATCGAGACGATCCGGGCGACCCACGACGACGTGAGCGACCTCACGAACGCGGTGCCGGAGCTTCGGGGGTCGCTGCAGGACCTCGACGCCGACGGCGGCGAGGACTGA
- a CDS encoding dihydroneopterin aldolase family protein, with amino-acid sequence MVTDAQHACFEAGIKFGSLYHQFAGTPVSPDSAASLERAMAEAIENQPFCESVDVDIDEDALAAAADDHGYVELTGRFMEVEMRIEYEGVVVRTEMTMADGYPLMRPVDVE; translated from the coding sequence ATGGTCACCGACGCCCAGCACGCCTGCTTCGAGGCGGGCATCAAGTTCGGATCGCTCTACCACCAGTTCGCGGGCACGCCCGTCTCGCCCGACAGCGCCGCGAGCCTCGAACGCGCGATGGCCGAGGCCATCGAGAACCAGCCGTTCTGTGAATCTGTCGACGTCGATATCGACGAGGATGCCCTGGCCGCGGCGGCCGACGACCACGGCTACGTCGAACTCACGGGGCGGTTCATGGAGGTGGAGATGCGCATCGAGTACGAGGGCGTCGTCGTCCGCACCGAGATGACGATGGCGGACGGCTACCCCCTGATGCGGCCGGTCGACGTCGAGTAG